The Pyrenophora tritici-repentis strain M4 chromosome 3, whole genome shotgun sequence genome has a window encoding:
- a CDS encoding AF-4 domain containing protein: MAASSPLPASLPFSSPASSRFRRASFSQLAFLVHSQESVANHMPPDVDNKALARQKRRRTSKEDEDILKSYYLKNPKPDKTARLEIVTKVALGEKEVQIWFQNKRQNERRRSRPLEPSSTASLMSSSSTMSDPPTEDETVAIARNIDTLPELEEEECPKSDPPEHPATPELTSDETIPEPRTVDTTVSATAERENVNEAVVEPSTEVLKSETAPTELANSQRTAPSSQGAPQPRTSWISNRRSASFVRSLEDYTPEVITFPNAPTKPFESPDLATKTPSRSLKRKHSFVRLSTTEDGTARIVTDLDKTPSPPKSRKTPASFSRAAAGIRRSYSTAGLNDRLAAAGRGEPSPRLPRTVSNIGRSRDSRAWEFWCDPESRSATSLTTRAEQEESGSAADAIGILRANRNRRILAQNQARQNSSPLMARHSSHKVQGSPLVKKSRGPMQRASTINGRLSNIDHSDYKKGGESTESDDFPQTESDKENWEPGADKSVCRDRQVAATPPASRAARQILGENTKLMSKSSSLGALLVREKRGGDKGFVDPEQDDELRLFMNGDGASGRSSINSAEEAGCVEGLLKLSQGQWR; this comes from the exons ATGGCCGCCTCATCACCATTGCCCGCATCCCTGCCGTTTTCATCGCCTGCGTCATCGCGCTTTCGACGCGCAAGTTTCAGTCAATTGGCCTTTCTCGTCCATTCGCAGGAATCAGTCGCAAATCACATGCCACCAGATGTTGATAACAAGGCCCTTGCTCGCCAAAAGAGACGACGCACGAG CAAGGAGGATGAAGATATTCTCAAGTCTTATTACCTGAAGAATCCAAAGCCGGACAAGACGGCGCGCTTGGAAATTGTTACAAAGGTCGCACTCGGTGAAAAAGAGGTTCAG ATCTGGTTTCAAA ATAAACGCCAAAACGAACGCCGTCGTTCGCGCCCACTGGAACCATCTTCTACCGCCTCGCTTatgtcgtcgtcgtcgacaATGTCCGACCCGCCTACCGAGGACGAGACGGTAGCTATTGCGCGAAACATCGACACATTGCCAGAGCTGGAAGAGGAAGAGTGCCCCAAGTCGGACCCACCAGAGCATCCCGCAACACCCGAACTCACATCGGACGAGACCATACCAGAACCGCGCACCGTTGATACAACTGTGTCTGCCACTGCCGAACGCGAAAACGTAAACGAAGCCGTCGTAGAGCCCTCGACCGAAGTTCTAAAATCGGAAACCGCCCCCACCGAACTCGCCAACTCACAACGTACTGCACCGTCTTCTCAGGGCGCCCCTCAGCCAAGAACATCATGGATCTCCAATCGTCGCAGCGCCTCGTTCGTTCGATCGCTTGAAGACTACACGCCCGAAGTCATTACCTTCCCCAACGCTCCTACTAAGCCATTTGAATCACCCGACCTCGCCACAAAGACTCCCTCGCGGTCACTGAAGCGTAAACACTCCTTTGTACGTTTGTCCACGACCGAGGATGGCACTGCGCGCATAGTCACCGACCTCGACAAGACACCTTCGCCACCCAAGTCGAGGAAAACTCCTGCTTCATTCTCGCGTGCTGCAGCTGGTATTAGACGGAGCTATAGCACCGCTGGCTTGAATGATAGACTCGCAGCTGCCGGCCGAGGAGAGCCTAGCCCCAGGCTGCCAAGAACAGTATCAAACATTGGAAGGAGCAGGGATTCGCGTGCATGGGAATTCTGGTGTGACCCCGAGAGCCGGTCGGCAACAAGCCTGACGACGCGTGCGGAACAAGAGGAGAGTGGCAGTGCAGCGGATGCTATTGGTATTCTACGCGCCAACCGAAATCGAAGGATACTGGCTCAGAATCAAGCTCGCCAAAACAGTAGCCCACTCATGGCACGCCATAGCTCTCACAAGGTGCAGGGAAGCCCGCTAGTCAAGAAATCTCGCGGTCCCATGCAACGCGCATCCACCATCAACGGTCGGCTCTCCAACATCGACCACTCGGACTACAAGAAGGGTGGCGAGAGCACAGAGTCGGATGACTTTCCTCAAACAGAGAGCGACAAGGAGAACTGGGAGCCCGGCGCGGACAAGTCAGTGTGTCGGGATCGCCAGGTCGCTGCCACGCCTCCTGCTTCACGAGCAGCTCGTCAGATACTGGGAGAGAACACTAAGCTCATGTCAAAGTCTTCAAGCCTTGGTGCACTGTTAGTTAGAGAGAAGAGAGGGGGTGATAAAGGCTTCGTCGACCCCGAGCAAGACGATGAGCTAAGGCTGTTCATGAACGGTGACGGCGCAAGCGGGCGGTCAAGCATAAACTCGGCCGAAGAGGCGGGGTGCGTAGAGGGTTTGCTCAAGTTGAGCCAAGGTCAGTGGAGGTAA
- a CDS encoding Piwi domain containing protein — protein MAFKTLVLSADCTHLGSGALAGCPSIVAVVSSLEANGGRFRGKLKLQSGRQEIITGLATLLQTHFNDWYKFHDRFPENVLYYRDGVSTSQFDDVNATEVAGIQAAFENLVKSKKKDNTEVQKLKITAVIVNKRHGTRFFPLREIDAMTRNNNCKPGLLVESSITSPYNTENGIKGTARSAHYTVIKNDMQMTTEQLEDLASVSYALPAYYADRLCERGRCYLREWYNPDNNKRQEYNNQLRAVERIVEQNRNNKNAHNSSRQTDEKKSAAETNDDEDDLEIVARRMESWLMPNIVKRWDRDMDPVVNNPAGKRRWKHREITMYWM, from the exons ATGGCTTTCAAAACCCTAGTGCTCAGTGCAGACTGTACACACCTGGGTAGTGGGGCACTAGCGGGCTGTCCCTCGATTGTTGCTGTTGTCAGTTCACTAGAAGCAAATGGAGGCAGATTTAGAGGAAAACTCAAGCTTCAGAGTGGGAGACAAGAA ATCATCACGGGCCTAGCAACCCTCCTCCAAACTCACTTCAATGACTGGTACAAATTTCATGATAGATTCCCCGAGAACGTACTGTATTATCGCGACGGCGTCAGCACCTCTCAGTTCGATGATGTCAATGCTACAGAGGTTGCAGGCATCCAGGCAGCCTTTGAAAATTTAGTCaagagcaagaagaaggaTAACACAGAAGTACAGAAACTGAAGATTACCGCTGTCATCGTGAATAAACGACACGGTACTCGATTTTTTCCTCTCCGAGAGATCGATGCCATGACTAGGAACAACAATTGCAAACCTGGACTCCTCGTTGAAAGCTCAATCACCTCACCGTACAACACGGAAAACGGGATCAAAGGTACTGCGCGCTCTGCCCATTACACAGTGATCAAGAATGACATGCAAATGACCACTGAGCAATTAGAAGACCTGGCAA GCGTATCATACGCCTTACCCGCCTACTACGCCGACCGTCTCTGCGAACGAGGTCGCTGCTATCTCCGCGAGTGGTACAACCCTGACAACAACAAGCGACAAGAATATAATAACCAACTCCGCGCTGTAGAGCGAATCGTGGAACAAAACCGCAATAACAAGAACGCGCACAACTCATCTCGTCAAACAGACGAGAAGAAGTCTGCTGCCGAAACAAACGACGATGAAGATGATCTGGAAATTGTGGCAAGGCGCATGGAATCTTGGCTCATGCCGAACATCGTAAAAAGGTGGGACCGTGATATGGACCCTGTTGTCAACAACCCTGCGGGGAAGAGAAGGTGGAAGCATCGAGAAATTACTATGTACTGGATGTGA